The Sagittula sp. P11 genome window below encodes:
- a CDS encoding ABC transporter ATP-binding protein, which translates to MAKITLDNLAHSYLPNPTGEDDFALKELNHDWDDGAAYALLGASGCGKSTLLNIISGLLHPSQGRILFDGQDVTHAPTAERNIAQVFQFPVVYDTMTVQDNLAFPLRNRGRDESYVAERVQEIARMIGMEDMLKKKARGLTADAKQKISLGRGMVRKDVNALLFDEPLTVIDPHMKWELRTQLKKLHHDFGHTMIYVTHDQTEALTFADKVVVMYDGRVVQIGTPEELFERPEHTFVGYFIGSPGMNVIPARVEGSTAHLDGASIPLAHGYGPLDGRVEIGVRPEYVRLSQTEGLPVTVNRVEDVGRHKIIRAEVFGHDINIIAGEDEQVSTDMNRVVFDPDHVNVYANDWRVAPLGRSAPAGEAA; encoded by the coding sequence ATGGCCAAGATCACGCTCGACAACCTCGCCCACTCCTACCTGCCGAACCCGACGGGCGAGGACGACTTTGCCCTGAAGGAACTGAACCACGACTGGGACGACGGCGCCGCCTACGCGCTGCTCGGCGCCTCGGGCTGCGGGAAATCCACGCTGCTCAACATCATCTCGGGCCTGCTGCATCCCAGCCAGGGGCGCATCCTGTTCGATGGGCAGGACGTCACACACGCGCCCACGGCAGAGCGCAACATCGCGCAGGTCTTCCAGTTCCCGGTCGTCTACGACACGATGACCGTGCAGGACAACCTTGCCTTCCCGCTGCGCAACAGGGGGCGGGACGAATCCTATGTCGCTGAACGAGTTCAGGAAATCGCCCGCATGATCGGCATGGAGGACATGCTGAAGAAGAAGGCCCGCGGCCTTACGGCGGATGCCAAGCAGAAGATCAGCCTCGGGCGGGGCATGGTGCGCAAGGACGTGAACGCGCTGCTCTTCGATGAGCCGCTGACCGTCATCGACCCGCACATGAAGTGGGAACTCCGCACGCAGCTCAAGAAGCTGCACCACGATTTCGGCCACACGATGATCTACGTCACCCACGACCAGACGGAGGCGCTGACCTTCGCCGACAAGGTCGTTGTGATGTACGACGGGCGCGTGGTGCAGATCGGCACGCCCGAGGAACTCTTCGAGCGGCCCGAGCACACCTTCGTCGGATACTTCATCGGCTCGCCGGGCATGAACGTCATCCCGGCGCGGGTCGAGGGTTCCACCGCCCATCTCGACGGCGCCAGCATCCCGCTGGCCCATGGCTACGGGCCGCTCGACGGGCGGGTGGAGATCGGTGTCCGCCCCGAATACGTCCGCCTCAGCCAGACGGAGGGGCTGCCGGTCACCGTGAACCGGGTGGAGGACGTGGGCCGTCACAAGATCATCCGGGCCGAGGTCTTCGGCCACGACATCAACATCATCGCCGGAGAGGACGAGCAGGTCAGCACCGACATGAACCGCGTCGTCTTCGATCCGGACCACGTCAACGTCTACGCCAACGACTGGCGTGTCGCCCCCCTCGGGCGGAGCGCACCGGCAGGGGAGGCCGCGTGA